One stretch of Streptomyces sp. A2-16 DNA includes these proteins:
- a CDS encoding ABC transporter ATP-binding protein, producing the protein MSTRGNTPMPLLEGRGLGKTYGRTEALRGASLRLDAGEILAVTGTSGSGKSTLLHCLAGIVRPDTGSVSYGGERLDAMADKRLSELRRTEFGVVFQFGQLIPELTALDNVALPLLLAGTSRTDAHARAGEWLERFGVRGQADLRPGEMSGGQAQRTALARALITGPKAVFADEPTGALDSLASEQVMTALVHAARESGTAILLITHDAQMAAYADREVRMTDGAVVPAEVTA; encoded by the coding sequence ATGAGCACCAGGGGGAACACACCGATGCCACTTCTCGAGGGGCGCGGCCTCGGCAAGACCTACGGCAGGACCGAGGCCCTGCGGGGCGCCTCGCTGCGACTGGACGCGGGAGAGATCCTGGCCGTCACCGGCACCAGCGGCAGCGGGAAGTCGACGCTGCTGCACTGCCTGGCCGGGATCGTCCGCCCCGACACCGGCTCGGTGTCCTACGGCGGCGAGCGCCTCGACGCGATGGCCGACAAGCGGCTGAGCGAACTGCGCCGCACCGAGTTCGGCGTGGTCTTCCAGTTCGGCCAGCTGATCCCGGAGCTGACCGCGCTCGACAACGTGGCGCTGCCGCTGCTGCTCGCGGGCACCTCCCGCACGGACGCCCACGCGCGGGCCGGTGAGTGGCTGGAGCGGTTCGGCGTGCGCGGCCAGGCGGATCTGCGCCCCGGCGAGATGAGCGGCGGCCAGGCCCAGCGGACCGCGCTGGCCCGGGCCCTGATCACCGGCCCGAAGGCCGTCTTCGCGGACGAGCCGACCGGCGCGCTGGACTCCCTGGCGAGCGAGCAGGTCATGACGGCCCTGGTCCACGCGGCCCGCGAGTCCGGCACGGCGATCCTGCTGATCACCCACGACGCCCAGATGGCGGCCTACGCCGACCGTGAGGTCCGGATGACGGACGGCGCCGTGGTCCCGGCGGAGGTGACGGCATGA
- the malQ gene encoding 4-alpha-glucanotransferase — MAVPPGPELSRLAESYGIATSYRPSPDRTVAASATAVTLALAALGVEAGDPAAALAARERELSERLLPPTVVCWSGSPPAFLAGLPEGTRLRIATEQGELRAAADQLPPGVHRLTATAPDGRTAQAHLIVAPPRLPAPPRRSYGLLVQLYSLLSHRSWGMGDLGDLAELTAWAGRALGAGFVQVNPLHAAVPGAPTDPSPYRPSSRRFPDPVHLRIEDIPECTQVTDPDRLRTLCERAERLREAVLEKGALIDRDAVWELKREALELVREVPLGPGRRAAYADYLAEGGQALEDHATWCALAEVHGSDWRGWPAGLRDPRSAETARARRELMDRVDFHCRLAWLTESQLGAAQRAAREAGMPVGVVHDLAVGVHPEGADAWAQQAYFAAGMSVGAPPDAFNARGQDWGLPPWRPDRLAESGYAPYRQLLRALFRYAGALRIDHVMGLFRLWWVPQGHPPTEGTYVRYDAEAMLAVLVLEASRAGAVVIGEDLGTVEPGVREALRERGVLGTSVLWFERDWEGDGRPLAPERWRADCLATATTHDLPPTASRLTGEHVELRDSLGLLTRPLSEERAEAAADTGEWLELLARLGLLHGTAGGDPSSQEAQIQAVHRFLLHTPARMVGVWLPDAVGDRRPQNLPGTWDQYPNWRLPIADGEGRAVTLEDLAASARLHALVEVLRAP; from the coding sequence ATGGCGGTGCCCCCCGGTCCGGAGCTGTCCCGGCTCGCCGAGTCGTACGGCATCGCCACCTCCTACCGCCCCTCCCCGGACCGTACGGTCGCCGCCTCCGCCACCGCCGTCACGCTGGCCCTGGCCGCCCTCGGCGTCGAGGCGGGCGACCCGGCCGCCGCCCTCGCGGCCCGCGAACGCGAACTGAGCGAGCGCCTGCTGCCGCCGACGGTGGTCTGCTGGAGCGGCAGCCCGCCCGCCTTCCTCGCCGGCCTGCCCGAGGGCACCCGGCTGCGCATCGCGACCGAACAGGGCGAGCTGCGCGCCGCCGCCGACCAACTCCCGCCCGGCGTCCACCGGCTGACCGCCACCGCCCCCGACGGCCGCACCGCCCAGGCCCACCTGATCGTGGCCCCGCCGCGGCTGCCGGCCCCGCCGAGGCGGTCGTACGGACTCCTCGTCCAGCTCTACTCCCTGCTCTCGCACCGCTCCTGGGGCATGGGCGACCTCGGTGACCTCGCCGAACTGACCGCCTGGGCGGGGCGTGCCCTCGGCGCCGGCTTCGTCCAGGTCAACCCGCTGCACGCGGCCGTGCCCGGCGCCCCCACCGACCCGTCCCCCTACCGCCCGTCCTCGCGCCGCTTCCCCGACCCCGTCCACCTGAGGATCGAGGACATCCCCGAGTGCACCCAGGTCACGGACCCCGACCGGCTGCGGACCCTGTGCGAGCGGGCCGAGCGGCTGCGTGAAGCCGTGCTGGAGAAGGGCGCGTTGATCGACCGGGACGCGGTGTGGGAGCTGAAGCGGGAGGCGCTCGAACTCGTCCGCGAGGTCCCCCTCGGACCCGGCCGTCGCGCCGCCTACGCCGACTATCTCGCCGAGGGCGGCCAGGCGCTGGAGGACCACGCGACCTGGTGCGCGCTGGCCGAGGTGCACGGCTCCGACTGGCGCGGCTGGCCGGCCGGCCTGCGCGACCCGCGATCCGCCGAAACGGCCCGCGCCCGCCGCGAGCTGATGGACCGCGTCGACTTCCACTGCCGTCTCGCCTGGCTCACCGAGAGCCAGCTCGGTGCCGCCCAGCGGGCCGCGCGGGAGGCGGGGATGCCGGTGGGCGTCGTCCACGACCTCGCGGTGGGCGTGCACCCCGAGGGCGCGGACGCGTGGGCCCAGCAGGCGTACTTCGCGGCCGGGATGTCCGTGGGAGCGCCTCCGGACGCCTTCAACGCCCGCGGCCAGGACTGGGGCCTGCCGCCGTGGCGCCCGGACCGGCTGGCGGAGTCCGGCTACGCGCCGTACCGGCAGCTGCTGCGCGCCCTCTTCCGGTACGCCGGCGCGCTGCGCATCGACCACGTCATGGGCCTGTTCCGGCTGTGGTGGGTCCCGCAGGGGCATCCGCCGACGGAGGGCACCTACGTCCGCTACGACGCGGAGGCGATGCTCGCCGTGCTCGTCCTGGAGGCCTCGCGGGCCGGGGCGGTGGTGATCGGCGAGGACCTCGGCACCGTCGAACCCGGTGTGCGGGAGGCGCTGCGCGAGCGCGGTGTGCTCGGCACCTCGGTGCTGTGGTTCGAGCGGGACTGGGAGGGCGACGGGCGTCCGCTCGCGCCGGAGCGGTGGCGGGCGGACTGCCTGGCGACCGCGACCACGCACGACCTGCCGCCGACCGCTTCCCGGCTCACCGGCGAACACGTCGAACTGAGGGACAGCCTGGGCCTGTTGACCCGGCCGCTGTCCGAGGAGCGGGCGGAGGCCGCCGCGGACACGGGGGAGTGGCTGGAGCTCCTGGCCCGCCTGGGTCTGCTGCACGGCACGGCAGGCGGCGACCCGTCCTCGCAGGAGGCGCAGATCCAGGCCGTCCACCGGTTCCTGCTGCACACTCCGGCGCGGATGGTGGGCGTCTGGCTGCCGGACGCGGTGGGCGACCGCCGGCCGCAGAACCTGCCGGGGACGTGGGACCAGTACCCGAACTGGCGGCTGCCGATCGCGGACGGGGAGGGGCGGGCGGTGACCCTGGAGGACCTGGCTGCGTCGGCCCGGCTGCACGCGCTGGTGGAGGTGCTGCGGGCGCCGTAG
- a CDS encoding sigma-70 family RNA polymerase sigma factor — MVAGGCPVCGKALAARAGRTGRGSVYCSAACRQKAYRERRQPQGLTVQGLIDDIGRKAGRLAPRPAAALYATVTELSESVARLRRVARTARDTAQDTGDSVTATPVTAGAVTATPVTQLTETDFATLTEQYRREIQVHCYRMTGSYDEAEDLVQETFLRAWRARDGFQGRASARTWLYRIATNACLDLLRRTARRPQRYEPVPGMNHGDGEPPVRVTWLQPYPDDEMPLTEEHEQPESAAVSRETLELVLLAAIQHLPPRQRAALVLRDALGLTAAETAEALETSVASVNSALQRARPTLREHLPRERADWRPTVPTDGQQAVLDRYMAAVGRLDFDAMGALLTEDITLTMPPNPFWFVGRDAVVDFVRVSLDPASPMFFGHWRSLPTRANGQLATAHYVRRPGTGVHRAQVLDVLRFGDDGHGDRIAEITSFEPHLFPAFGLPLRL; from the coding sequence ATGGTCGCAGGCGGATGCCCGGTGTGCGGGAAGGCGCTCGCCGCGCGGGCCGGGCGTACCGGTCGTGGTTCCGTGTACTGCTCTGCCGCCTGCCGGCAGAAGGCGTACCGGGAACGGCGGCAACCGCAGGGGCTGACCGTGCAGGGGCTCATCGACGACATCGGGCGCAAGGCGGGGCGGCTGGCGCCCAGGCCGGCGGCGGCGCTCTACGCGACCGTCACCGAACTGTCGGAGTCGGTCGCGCGGTTGAGGCGGGTGGCGCGCACGGCACGCGACACCGCCCAGGACACCGGGGATTCCGTCACGGCCACCCCCGTGACAGCCGGAGCCGTAACGGCCACCCCCGTTACGCAACTCACCGAGACCGACTTCGCCACCCTCACCGAGCAGTACCGCCGTGAGATCCAGGTGCACTGCTACCGCATGACGGGGTCGTACGACGAGGCCGAGGACCTCGTTCAGGAGACCTTCCTGCGGGCCTGGCGGGCGCGGGACGGTTTCCAGGGGCGGGCGAGCGCGCGGACCTGGCTGTACCGGATCGCCACCAACGCCTGTCTCGATCTTCTACGGCGGACCGCGCGCCGCCCGCAGCGCTACGAACCGGTGCCGGGGATGAACCACGGCGACGGGGAACCGCCCGTCCGCGTCACCTGGTTGCAGCCCTACCCCGACGACGAGATGCCCCTGACCGAGGAGCACGAGCAGCCCGAGTCCGCCGCCGTCTCCCGGGAGACCCTGGAACTCGTCCTCCTCGCCGCGATCCAGCACCTGCCCCCGCGCCAACGGGCCGCACTGGTCCTGCGCGACGCCCTCGGGCTGACCGCCGCCGAGACCGCCGAGGCCCTGGAGACCAGCGTGGCCTCCGTCAACAGCGCACTTCAGCGGGCCCGGCCCACCCTGCGCGAGCACCTGCCCCGGGAGCGTGCCGACTGGCGGCCCACCGTGCCCACGGACGGTCAACAGGCCGTGCTCGACCGGTACATGGCCGCCGTCGGACGCCTCGACTTCGACGCGATGGGCGCGCTGCTCACCGAGGACATCACCCTCACCATGCCGCCGAACCCGTTCTGGTTCGTGGGCCGGGACGCGGTAGTCGACTTCGTGCGGGTCAGCCTCGATCCCGCCTCCCCGATGTTCTTCGGGCACTGGCGCAGCCTGCCCACCCGTGCCAACGGCCAGCTAGCCACGGCGCACTACGTCCGCAGGCCCGGCACCGGCGTCCACCGCGCCCAGGTCCTGGACGTCCTGCGCTTCGGGGACGACGGCCACGGCGACCGCATCGCGGAGATCACCTCCTTCGAGCCGCACCTCTTCCCCGCGTTCGGGCTGCCCCTGCGCCTGTGA
- a CDS encoding FAD-dependent monooxygenase has product MNGTPVIVVGSGPTGLLLAGDLATAGVPVTVVEKRPHGISNLSRAFVLHARTLEQLDSRGLADGLEALGQRLDKLRLFGSLTIDLADLPSRFNHLLVLPQYEVEKALERRAVEAGVAFRYETEVTGLSQDEDGVTVEVRDPDGGTRSLRAAYVVGADGMRSAVRDAIGLPFPGRSVIRSVVLADVRLAEQPETLLTVNTVGDAFAFIAPFGDGYHRVIAWNRAHDVPDSAPLDLDEIREVTRLALGRDFGMHDARWMSRFHSDERQAPAYRVGRVFLAGDAAHVHTPAGGQGMNTGLQDAANLSWKLAQVVGGHAAPGLLDTYEAERHPVGRAVLRSSGGIVRLAMAERPWELALRAALTAVLGRVAPARRRMLGRLTGIGYRYPVPRGAHPLTGTRVPDVALAGGGRLHESLRGGRFVLITPEPHDDHATRKDRLAVERWASERRTTVLVRPDGYAAWAAEGATGREIEAALARHVG; this is encoded by the coding sequence ATGAACGGCACCCCCGTGATCGTCGTCGGCTCAGGCCCCACCGGCCTCCTTCTGGCCGGTGACCTGGCCACCGCGGGCGTCCCCGTGACGGTCGTGGAGAAGCGCCCGCACGGGATCAGCAACCTCTCCCGCGCCTTCGTCCTGCACGCCCGCACCCTCGAACAGCTCGACTCCCGCGGTCTCGCCGACGGACTGGAGGCGCTCGGGCAGCGCCTCGACAAACTGCGCCTGTTCGGCAGCCTGACCATCGACCTCGCGGACCTCCCCTCCCGGTTCAACCACCTCCTCGTCCTCCCGCAGTACGAGGTCGAGAAAGCACTGGAGCGACGGGCGGTGGAGGCGGGCGTCGCCTTCCGGTACGAGACCGAGGTGACGGGCCTCTCCCAGGACGAGGACGGCGTGACGGTCGAGGTCAGGGACCCCGACGGAGGCACTCGGTCCCTGCGGGCCGCGTACGTCGTGGGTGCCGACGGCATGCGCAGCGCCGTGCGCGACGCGATCGGCCTGCCCTTCCCCGGCCGCTCGGTCATCCGCTCCGTGGTGCTGGCGGACGTCCGCCTGGCCGAGCAGCCCGAGACCCTGCTCACCGTCAACACCGTGGGTGACGCCTTCGCCTTCATCGCGCCCTTCGGCGACGGCTACCACCGTGTGATCGCCTGGAACCGCGCCCACGACGTCCCCGACAGCGCGCCCCTCGACCTCGACGAGATCAGGGAGGTCACCCGGCTCGCGCTAGGCCGCGACTTCGGGATGCACGACGCCCGCTGGATGTCCCGCTTCCACAGCGACGAACGCCAGGCCCCCGCCTACCGGGTGGGCCGCGTCTTCCTGGCCGGCGACGCCGCCCATGTCCACACCCCGGCGGGCGGCCAGGGCATGAACACCGGCCTCCAGGACGCGGCGAACCTGAGCTGGAAGCTGGCCCAGGTGGTGGGCGGCCACGCGGCGCCGGGACTCCTCGACACCTACGAGGCCGAACGCCACCCGGTCGGCAGGGCGGTCCTGCGCAGCAGCGGGGGCATCGTCCGCCTCGCGATGGCCGAGCGCCCCTGGGAACTGGCCCTGCGCGCGGCCCTGACGGCGGTCCTCGGCCGAGTCGCCCCGGCCCGCCGCAGGATGCTCGGCCGGCTCACCGGAATCGGCTACCGGTACCCCGTCCCCCGCGGCGCCCACCCCTTGACCGGCACCCGCGTCCCGGACGTGGCCCTCGCCGGCGGCGGTCGCCTTCACGAGTCCCTGCGCGGCGGCAGGTTCGTCCTGATCACCCCCGAGCCCCACGACGACCACGCCACCCGCAAGGACCGCCTCGCCGTGGAGCGCTGGGCGAGCGAACGGCGTACGACCGTGCTGGTGCGGCCCGACGGCTATGCGGCGTGGGCGGCGGAGGGAGCGACCGGGCGGGAGATCGAGGCGGCGCTCGCGAGGCATGTCGGGTGA
- a CDS encoding MarR family transcriptional regulator, with translation MSAQRKDAVDAIIDQWAAARPDLDTGPMEVFGRIYRLARIMGDRTEKAYAPYGISRGEFDVLATLRRAGEPYTLSPRRLSSTLMLTTGGMTGRLDRLERAALLRRSPDPHDRRGLQVTLTEKGLALIDEAVEAGLAAQTEALSALDEEKADQLASLLRELLEGTQNSPE, from the coding sequence ATGAGTGCACAGCGCAAGGACGCCGTCGACGCGATCATCGACCAGTGGGCGGCCGCGCGACCCGACCTCGACACCGGGCCCATGGAGGTCTTCGGGCGGATCTACCGCCTGGCCCGCATCATGGGCGACCGCACGGAGAAGGCGTACGCCCCCTACGGCATCTCCCGCGGCGAGTTCGACGTCCTCGCCACTCTGCGGCGGGCCGGCGAGCCGTACACCCTCTCCCCCCGTCGGCTCTCCTCGACGCTGATGCTCACGACGGGCGGCATGACGGGCCGCCTGGACAGACTGGAACGCGCCGCCCTCCTCCGCCGCTCCCCTGACCCCCACGACCGCCGGGGCCTCCAAGTGACCCTGACGGAGAAGGGGTTGGCCCTGATCGACGAGGCAGTGGAAGCGGGCCTGGCAGCCCAGACGGAGGCCCTCTCCGCCCTCGACGAGGAGAAGGCCGACCAACTGGCCTCCCTGCTCAGGGAGTTGCTCGAGGGGACCCAGAACTCACCGGAGTGA
- a CDS encoding EamA family transporter: MNRPAVILLTALAPVSWGTTYAVTTEFLPPDRPLFTGMMRALPAGLVLLALARVLPRGVWWGKATVLGALNIGAFFPLLFLSAYRLPGGMAAVVGSVGPLIVVGLSAVLLGQRPTARSVLTGVVAAFGVSLVVLKAAGALDAVGVAAAFTSAASMSAGTVLTKRWGRPEGVGPLALTAWQLTAGGLLIAPLALLVEGAPPALDGRAVGGYLYLALANTAVAYWLWFRGIGRLTATQVTFLGPLSPLTAAVVGWAALDQTLTPVQLAGMALAFGATVAGQSGVRPPVRQSFGSSGRGHRKSPTDLALPSPRR; encoded by the coding sequence ATGAACCGCCCCGCCGTCATCCTCCTCACCGCCCTCGCCCCCGTCTCCTGGGGCACCACCTACGCCGTCACCACCGAGTTCCTCCCGCCCGACCGGCCCCTGTTCACCGGAATGATGCGGGCGCTGCCCGCCGGGCTGGTGCTGCTGGCCCTGGCCCGGGTGCTGCCGCGCGGGGTCTGGTGGGGGAAGGCGACGGTGCTCGGGGCGCTGAACATCGGGGCGTTCTTCCCCTTGCTGTTCCTGTCGGCGTACCGGCTGCCGGGCGGGATGGCCGCCGTGGTCGGATCGGTGGGGCCGCTGATCGTCGTCGGGCTGTCGGCGGTGCTGCTGGGGCAGCGGCCCACCGCGCGGAGCGTGCTCACCGGTGTGGTGGCCGCGTTCGGTGTCAGCCTGGTCGTGCTCAAGGCGGCCGGGGCCCTCGACGCCGTCGGCGTGGCGGCGGCGTTCACCTCCGCCGCCTCGATGTCCGCCGGGACCGTGCTGACCAAGCGCTGGGGCCGCCCCGAGGGTGTTGGCCCGCTCGCCCTCACCGCCTGGCAGCTCACCGCCGGCGGCCTGCTCATCGCGCCGCTCGCCCTCCTCGTCGAGGGCGCCCCGCCCGCCCTGGACGGCCGCGCGGTCGGCGGTTACCTCTACCTCGCGCTGGCGAACACGGCGGTGGCGTACTGGCTCTGGTTCCGCGGCATCGGCCGCCTCACCGCCACCCAGGTCACCTTCCTCGGCCCCCTGTCCCCGCTGACCGCCGCGGTCGTCGGCTGGGCGGCGCTCGACCAGACCCTGACCCCGGTCCAGCTGGCCGGCATGGCGCTCGCCTTCGGGGCGACGGTGGCGGGGCAGTCGGGGGTGCGGCCGCCCGTCCGGCAGTCCTTCGGTTCCTCCGGGCGGGGCCACCGGAAGAGCCCGACGGACCTGGCCCTGCCCTCGCCGCGCCGGTAG
- a CDS encoding TetR family transcriptional regulator encodes MDENPRRRSDVTRTAILTAARERFAADGYERATIRAIAKDARIDPSMVMRYYGNKEGLFAAAVSVELGLFEAAALPREDIGRALVTRFLDLWEENEVLTALLRVGATNQAGAERMQDIFREQVMPVALRVCPDPEQAPARAALTATQLLGLALTRYVLRFAPTVALTREEIVAWLAPTVQRYLTAPSP; translated from the coding sequence ATGGACGAGAACCCCCGCCGCCGCTCCGACGTCACCCGTACCGCGATCCTCACCGCCGCCCGCGAGCGTTTCGCCGCCGACGGCTACGAGCGGGCCACCATCCGCGCCATCGCCAAGGACGCGCGCATCGATCCGTCCATGGTGATGCGCTACTACGGCAACAAGGAGGGCCTCTTCGCGGCGGCCGTCTCGGTCGAACTGGGACTGTTCGAGGCCGCCGCGCTGCCCCGGGAGGACATCGGCCGGGCGCTCGTGACGCGCTTCCTCGACCTGTGGGAGGAGAACGAGGTGCTCACCGCCCTGCTGCGGGTCGGCGCGACCAATCAGGCGGGGGCGGAGCGGATGCAGGACATCTTCCGGGAGCAGGTGATGCCGGTCGCCCTACGGGTGTGTCCGGACCCGGAACAGGCCCCCGCGCGGGCCGCGCTGACCGCCACGCAGTTGCTGGGGCTCGCGCTGACCCGTTACGTGCTGCGGTTCGCGCCGACCGTGGCGCTGACGCGCGAGGAGATCGTGGCGTGGCTGGCGCCCACGGTGCAGCGGTATCTCACCGCACCGAGCCCCTGA
- a CDS encoding PadR family transcriptional regulator — translation MSTRHILLGLLAGGPSHGYDLKRRHDDRFPEARPLAYGQVYTTLQRLVRDGLAEVDGTDSDGGPERTRYRSTEAGARELAEWAGQVAPPAPFVTNEIFAKVVVSILSGGDAEAYLRAQRAAHMARMRELTAVKTAGGADLATVLSADYALNHLDADLRWMTTTAARLTTLTAEVDSA, via the coding sequence ATGAGCACCCGTCACATCCTGCTGGGGCTGCTCGCCGGAGGACCGAGCCATGGCTACGACCTCAAGCGACGCCACGACGACCGCTTCCCCGAGGCCCGCCCGCTGGCCTACGGGCAGGTCTACACGACCCTTCAGCGCCTGGTCAGGGACGGTCTCGCCGAGGTCGACGGCACGGACTCGGACGGCGGTCCCGAGCGCACGAGGTACCGCTCGACCGAGGCCGGGGCACGTGAACTGGCCGAGTGGGCCGGCCAGGTCGCCCCGCCCGCGCCCTTCGTGACCAACGAGATCTTCGCCAAGGTCGTCGTCTCGATCCTGTCGGGCGGCGACGCGGAGGCCTATCTCCGGGCCCAGCGCGCCGCCCACATGGCGCGGATGCGGGAGCTCACGGCGGTCAAGACCGCCGGCGGGGCCGACCTCGCGACCGTGCTCTCGGCGGACTACGCCCTCAACCACCTCGACGCCGACCTCCGCTGGATGACCACCACGGCGGCCCGGCTCACCACTTTGACCGCGGAGGTCGACTCGGCATGA